In Lolium rigidum isolate FL_2022 chromosome 3, APGP_CSIRO_Lrig_0.1, whole genome shotgun sequence, the genomic window TCTATCTTCATGCCGGGATGGACGGTTCTGGTCAGACAGTGGGACAGGGACCTAGTGAACGCCGGCTCCGGTTGATGTTAGGAGGCTATATGCAAGATTGAGGGCGTGAGCATGATTAGCAGTGTTGGCCccttcgggttttctatgtgtacTAATATCCTATGTATCTCTCGGAGACTCGGACCCGTGTGTGTAGTGTGCTGTGACGTCTCACACTTGTGTGTGGTTTGTATCTGAACGCTTGTGGTGTGCTGTTGGAGTTTTATATATAATATAGGGTTTAGGCTTATGTTCAAAACTTACACTTGCTCAGCTCATACTGCCCGACTAAACCTTAACCGCTCATACTCAGATTGTGAAAAATTTGAGTTAATATGAAGCTAGTTTTCAGCTTTTGATATCCCTTACATATAAAGAAGGAAGACAAATGTCATCCACACcatatataaaagaaataaagtaACCTTCTAGATTTATTAATTAAATTACATCCAGGGTGGGAAGAATAAACTCCATCCACAACACATAAGTTAATAAATTATCttatttacttttaatatatacaACATAGGTATTGTGCAAAATTTAATTTTTGAGTCATCGAGCTAAATCGAGCGAGCTGGTGTTGCCTCAAGAACAACTCGTTTTCCATTCAAATTATATAAGACACTCATACTCGGTTCATTTCTTTTCGAGGTAATCTCCAATCAAGCTAAaaaaattgtgttgatcttgggcGGCTCAAGAATCATGAGCTTTTCTTGCATCTGTAGTCGGGTTTAACTGCTGAAAGAAATGTTGAATGCATCCTTTTTGGAGAAAACGATGCTGAATATATCTAAGAATAACCATATATTGTTCGAACATTTCATTCTCTATTGGGTGATATCGAATACATGAAAAGCAAGATTTTGCGAAATTTGAGTCATTTTTCTAATATTACTGAAGTGTGCTATAAGTCAAAATAATAGTAGTGAAAAGAAGTCTTGTCATTGATGACAGTATGCCATATACATGTTTTCTAGTGCACAACACATCAATACTTTCCTTATTTCCATGTGTCAAAAAATCCATCCAAATCTTACCATGTATTGCACACTGCATCTACAAGATATATTATACTATATGATCGTAAGATTACATAAATGAAATATCATACGAGAGAAAAATGTGATTCAACAAATACACTGAGAGTAAGTTAGGGcaatcactacatataggtatggAATGGCAAGTATCGAAGGCAGTGATTTCATTTTGTAGAGCTAGTTTTATTTTCTATAGGGCTGCTTAGATGGTTGTGTTGCTGTAAAAGTTGGATGTTTTCATGTTCCGGTTACAAATGATTTGTGATAGTCTACTGTGGCCCTTTTCACCATCATGTAAGCGAAGTTGACATTGAGCTTCATATGAATAAAGTTTGGGTCTGTTAGTTCTCAGTCAGCTATGTCACATATGTTGATCCATATTCTCTAGCGCTAATTAATCAATTACACACCGCATTGTGTTGTTATATTTCTTTCAACCTAGCATGCTCATGTTTTGCTGAACGTGGAGTACGCGAGGgagatgggctggcccaacttccTTAAGGCTATTGTCGTTTGTTTCTCAGCTCTTGCTTATCTTGTACGGTACAGTAGTAGAAGTATTGAGTAGCACTTTTTTCCCCTTTCTTCTCTTGCCTGGAGAGTACAAAAGAACACATGATGTCTTATAACTAGATTcttaaaaaggaaagaaaagatctCGCCTATCAATAATTAATTTAAATATAAGTTAGATATCTCGACCACTATTACGTAATATGTGAACATTTTTATAAGTCCAGGAAAATTAGCTTGTACTACCTAAATTTTCTCTCAGTCGCAACCATGATGTAAACttgaaaatctcaattgcaacccaCCGGCAACTTACTCGCAACCAAAATATCTCAATTGCAACCACACTGGAAAACAAGATCTTGCTTGCAACctaatttttaacaaaaaaatctcagttgcaactccatTTATAATTACAAAAATCTCGGTAACAACGCGATCTGCAACTGAACATTAATCCTAGTTGCAACCTCACTTGCAACTggaaaaatttatcataaaccaaaaatcagttgcaaCTCCACTAGCAACTGgaaaaaaactcagttgcaaccccACTCGCAGCTGAAAAAACGCAGTTGCAACCCCACTAGCAGTtcgaaaatctcagttgcaacccactcgCAGCTggaaaaactcagttgcaactcCACATGCAACTGGAAAAACTTAGGTGCAACCCCATTCGCAATTGGTAAAAAATTAAACTTGCAACTGGAAAAAACTCACTTGCAACTCGCAGCTGGAAAAACTTAGTTGCAACCCCAATCGAAGCTGGAAAAACTCAATTGCAATATGCAACTGGAAAAACTTAGGTGCAACCCCATTTACAATTGGAAAAACTTAGGTGCAACCCCGTTTGCAACTGGAAAAAAATTGAACTTGCAACTGAAAACAAACTCACTTCCAACCCTACTCGCAGCTggaaaaactcagttgcaacccaacCCACAATTGGAAAATTTTagttgcaaccccacttgcaaTTGGAAAAAAACTGAACTTGTAACTAAAAGAAAACTTACTTGCAAACCCACTCGCAAATGGAAAACAGCCAGTTGCAACCCCACTTACAACTGAAAAAATGCAACTTGCAATTGGAAAACAAAAACTCAGTTTTAACCTCACTCGCAACTGGAAAAAATCAGTTACAATCCTACTTGCAATAAACACAGTTGCGATCCTACTTGCAATTGAAACAATTTTAGTTGCAAACCTCACCTGCACCTGgataaaatctcagttgcaaccccactTACAACAGTGAATAGAAACACACAAAATCCCATAATTGTCAAAAGTCAACTTAGATTACTAATAATTAGAAAACAAAataagtaaaaaaacaaaaaacgagATAAAAACCGAAAGTTCCTTGCTCTCTTTTAAACACAATGAAGTAAAAGACCAGATACGTACAATTAAATTCATACATAAAAATGATTGGACATAAAGCCCACGTATGTGGCCGTGTAATGCACTGGGAGGCAGAGAATGGAAAGAACCAAAAAAAACGTCCCAACCACTCAATGTCTCGGGAGGTAGACACAAATGAATAAAAAAAAAGCCCAGCAACCAGTCACGCTAACTCCGTGTTCGAACATCCACCAAGCGATTAAGCAACAACGCAAATATTAACGCTTAAAGATCCGACGGTCAGAGAATTGAGCCCTAAACTAGTTCCCaactagctgagaactagcaattTCCATAAAGTTTTGCATGCAGCATGCTAGTGTAAAGATAAATATCCTCATCGATCCGAAATGGTACAAAACTTCTTCTTTTTTTGCGAAAGGTTTCAAAACTATTATGATAGTAAGTTTTTCTAATGTTTGGCTTTCATTCAGCTATAGGTATTGGATTCATTTCTTAATGCCGACATCGCTAGCTTGTTGCCACCTCTCAGTAGTAGGTGCCAGCTGACGCTGCGACACTTGCCATGTGAATCTGTTACGCGGGGAAAAGCTCTTTTGTTTTGTTGCCCTCTGCATCGGATAACAGAGTGAGGGCAggatttttcgcaaaaaaaaaagagtgaggGCAGGATAGAAATGAATGAGGTAGATCATGTAATTAGTGAGTCGGGGAGGCGAAAAAAATAACTATGTTACGTGCATACCATGGTGATGGTGTCTAGATTTTCACACAAAAACGATGAAAGAAAGTCATGCATGTAGACGATTGACATATATACTACATCAAGATACCATGATCAACACACACAAGAAAGATGAGAGATGATCGTGCATGCAAACGTCAACATACAGCAATTAATGTATCATCGATCATCACCAAATTAACATGTACATATAATCTGATGCAGCATCATCATCACCGTACCGAATCCATCACTGAAACTCGATAATTAAAATTACAGGACGTCCACCATGGCCACCCACCGATAACTACCGTTCCGTTTCCGTCCACGATCCACGAGCTAACACGCATGTACGTATGAGATTAGACGTCGAAGGTGTTCTTGCCGGTGAACTTGACCTCGATGGGGCTGACGTTCTTGCCGATGCTGCGGAAGTTCTGGCCCACGCCCTGCCTGCCGGCGTTGACCTTCTCGGGGTAGACGCCGTCCTTGGGGTGGAGGTACTgcacctcgccgttggggaagacGCGGTAGAACTGGTAGGCGATCTTGTACTTGGAGCGGAGCCTGTTGCCGAGCGCGAGGCACTGCTCCTTGCGGGCCAGCTTGAGGAGGTTGGGGCCCTCCCGCATGATGGCGGCGCCGCCGGTGGGCATCTCGAAGACCTGCTCCTTGGGGGAGGTCCAGGTGATGACGTAGAACTCCTCGACCTGCGCCTTGCGGAGGAGCCCGCCCGTGCTGCCGCCGAAGATCGGGGACGGCGTGGAGGGGTCGAGCTGCGGCGGGACGAAGCCGGCGGGCGCGGCCTCCTTGGTGGCGGGTTTGTCTGAGGCGGCGGCGCAGAGCGGGGCGGGGCCGCGTGTGGAGGGGAGCGCGAGGGAGGTGGGGCGGAGCTTGGAGGAGGGAGACCAGGCCGCGGTGACCAGGTGGCGGGTGGCCGCCGAGGCTTgcgtggccatggccatggcggTGGCTGTGCTTCTTGTTCGGTGGAAGGGAGGAGAGCAGAGGCCACACGCGTGCGCGGGAGAGAGAGATTGTGAGTGCCGAAGTGATGACGGGTGGGTGATGAGTAGAAGAGGTACAGAGGAGATTGGCGCGGAGAGGGTGTGGATAAGGGGATATGGCGATATGAGGTCGGCCAATGGGGAGTGAGGATTTTGATACGGCCATGGCCACCACACATGCGCGCGGGTGAGCGATCATCACGGCGTGCCACGGCCAAACGATGCCTGATTTGCCGCGCCCAGCGTATTTGGCTACGTAGAATCGCATGTTATTCTGACAGGCTTCCACGGATCCGTTCACATCTCGTTACTTACTCCTTGTTAAGATCAAATCTGGTCCAGCTCCCTTCCAAGTCGCCCCCCTCTCGAGCGACTATGGGCGATCCCACCGTCGAACCCTACaaggccgccgctgccgcccacCCCGTCGAATGACGGTGGGCACGGGAGGCACATCCTGGAGGCTTCtcacgggaggaggtgggaggtcgGCTCGGGGGCGTAGGGCGGGGCGGCTACTCCTGGCCAGTGCGTGAGGCACTACGGCGGGAGGCGTCGAGGAGGGGTGAGTCACCCGTTGTGGTTGCGCCCTATCCCGTGGGATCTGGTGGAGGGATGCGGCCCGATATCGAGATTGTGGGGTTAGGCCGGTGCCCTGCACTAGATCTCCTTTTTCCTCTTCTGCCTATTCTGCATTGGAGACGACCAACGGTTTGGGGACCTGCTAGTCTTGCAAATAATGGCGGCGGTCCTAAGATTTCTTCTCGCGCCAAGATGTAGATCTATCGGTGCATGTCCTCACCGATTTGGCGGACGAGTCGTGTTCCGAAAGGCTCCGCGCGGTGCTCCATTGGGCGAATCAAGTGGaggttgctggatcgggtggaatTTGATAGTGTGCAGCCATGTTTTTCTCTAGCCGTTTTCTTCCAGCGGGAGCACTTCGAAGCTTTGCTGGCGGTTCATATCATGCAGCGTTCTCGTTccgtggtgctggcggagaatgaCATGAAAGTCCTACCTTTCAAGGTGAAATTTCAAGGTTTAACCTTAATTGATTGTGCatggcaatgtccttgttgaaggtagtgttttgagagtgagaagtttcttcatggtgaaaacctaagatctatgattgcACGACACAACGCTTGTGcactgttaccttcttggaggcatcattTTTGAAGAAGTTaaacttctggtgttgtcttagtGGTGTTAGTACTGTTGTTTAAAGGATAGATCACTGTAGCGgggtttttttttgtaattcttttttatgtgtgcatctgtaatgcTGCTAGGccagtgcgttgttgcagagcctaggtgtaattgatatctctgcgatattaatatatgctccttGTCAAAAAGATCAACTCTAACAAATTCTGGATAAGTGCCCAAAATTGAATAACTGTGGTTCCAATTCGGTTTTGAGCTCTAATTGTGTCCCGAGAAGATCATGATATTTGCCCGGCTTGGATATAATTTCTCACGCACCTGATAGCGGGCCATCTAACCGCTATATACCCGCGTCGGAAGGCTGGATCGGGGTCAACCTCCTTATTTCCTCCACATGTGTGCCATCTCCTCCACCACAAATCCAAACCATTTCCCTACTCAGGCCAGCGATTTTGGATTGTCCCCCACTGGATATGCATAATGTGACTGGTCAACAACTTGGTTGCCAACCCTTCTGGATCGATGGTGTCGCCGGGAGGCCAtggggccgaggaggaggaggccaagcccgcacaagagaccgAGGAGCAAGTGCTCTGCTAGGTTCTCGCCCGGTCGGTGCGCACAGCCGCACGCGAGGAGCTGCACCACCACTACACcagaatgaaaggtttttctgatgAGTGACGCGCTTTCATTCATAGTTTGGTCTCGGGAGGAAGcgttgccattaaagtcaatgatgacgttGGCAAATACTTCCAGACCAAGAAGGGGCTCAAACAGGGAGATCCATTATCACcaatgctatttaatatagtggctgCTATGCTCGCTGTCATGATTGAACACGCTAAGTCCGATGGCCAGATTGAAAGTGTGATTCCACATTTGGTCGATGGTGGATTATCTATTCTTCAGTACGCTGATGATACAATtatttttatggaacatgatatCGAGAAAGCAATAAATCTGAAGTTGATACTTTCAACATTCGAGAAATTATCGGGTTTGAAAttaaatttccataagagtgagttgTATTGCTTTGGCGAGGCTAAAGACCAGGCTGACATGTATGCCAACCTTTTTGGCTGCGGGCAAGGCCAGTTTCTTATTAGGTACTTGGGgattccgattcactatcggagacttacaaataCTGAATGGAAAATGGTGGAGGAGAGACTACAAATTAGATTAAGCAGCTGGAAAGGCAAGCTActatccctgggaggaagattagtTCTTATAAATTCAGTGCTAAGTAATATGatactgtatatgatttctttcttccaacttcctaaAGGAGTCTTAAAAATATTGGATTATTTTCGATCAAGACTCtcctggcaaggggatagtgaaaaaAAAAGTATCGACTGACAAAATAGAGCGTGGTTTGCCGCCCGAAAGATCAAGGAGGTCTTAGAATCCAAGACCTTGAGATCAAAAATAGGTCCCTACTTGATAAATGGATGTTTAAGCTATTAACTGAGGATGGAATTTGGCAAACCCTCCTTAGGAGAAAGTACATTGGTCAAAATGCATTGTCTCAGGTTTATTGGAAACCTGGGGACTCTcatttttgggctggtcttatggcaacGAAAAAAAATTCTTCTTCCCATATGGTTCTTTTTCCTATTAGGCATGGATCTGAGATTAGATTCCAGGAGGATAAATATAGCTAGGAAACGCCAcgctccgagaacaatatccggcATTGTACAGTATAGTTCGACATAAGAGTGTTACATTCCCAAAGGTGTTGAAAACTTCGCCACCAAATGTGTCGTTCAGAAGAAGTCTCATTGGAACTAGACAAGCATTATGGAATGACTTGTTACGGCGTCTGGATACGGTCCAACTGACGCCGAGATCAGATGTATTTTGTTGGAACCTTACTGAGAATGGAAATTTCTCGGGAGCTTCTATATATAATGCTTTAATTCATCCCGATGTTCTAGTTGGTCATAATAACAAAATTTGGAAACCGAATATTCCACTTAAAACTAAAGTGTTTGCGTGGTATCTTCGTAGAGAAGTAATTCTTACAaaggataaccttgcaaaacgcaaTTGGCAGGGAAGTAAAAAGTGTCTTCTATCATCATGATGAGACTATTAAGCACTTATTCTTTCAATGCAAATTTGCAAGATCTACATGGTCAACTATCCAGAtatgttctaccttatatccaccacGGGGCGTTGCGAATATATTCAGCAATTGGCTTAATGGTGTAGATCCTAGGTTCAAgctacttattagggtgggagcgattTTCATTGTATGATCCCTATggttatgtagaaatgacaaggtttttcatAATAAAAatgcttctcttatgcaggtcatctaccggtgtacAACTACGCTCCGTTTGTTGTCACAACTACAACGTGCCGGAGCATcgcgacctatttacggaggtgtctacacggttgaagGACACGACGAGGGTTATTTTTCCCAATATGGATGGCAGCGTGATTTGCGGATCGACCTTCCTTCGTCTTAGACTCTTTTCTCGATTTTTGTAATAGCTGAAACATACTATTTTCCTTTTAGTTTTATcttgcggctgtgtgcatcctaactATGCAGAGGTCGGTGAATTACTTTTTGAGTCATAAAGCGCCCTTTATCCAAAAAAAACTACATCAAGGAGTACAATGCAGACCAGGTCGGGACGGGTTTCTTCGCCTCATAGCAGCATAAGGAGAATCGCCCGGTGTGGCACATCGATGCTATCATGCAGGCGTACATGGAGGACACGTGCTCTGGTGGAGACGATCGAGTGAGGCGCCACGCCTCCACGTCCTGGCGTGTAGTGAAGCGCACTTGATGTGTGGTCACACGGTCACACCCTAGTGAAGCGTCGCCGACTCCTCGGCCATGACATGAAGCACCGCCGCATTTTGGTCATCCGGTTAGTTACCGCCGCCTCGTCCCGAAATATATTTAAGCGCCACCACCTTTTGGTCATCGGTAAAGTGCTACCGCCGCTGCCTCCGCATCaacgtagggttagggttagatctAGATCgtacttaatttgtgttaatgatgaacttatgtatgtatatTATGTTGATGATGGACTCGTGTTGTGCAAACCTCTCGCGAGGTGACGCCGGTGAACTTGCATCTTTTTCTTTTGCAATACCTCCTCTACCGCACGATTTCATGTACTGGATAATATATATCCAGCATGCCCGATCCAAGATATCCGCTTCAAATTATCAGAATATGCTAGAGAAGTAGAGATGTTCTAATTCAGCAGTGTTGCATACTTGCATCCATCCTGCATGGACTACTTGGTGTGCGGTCCAATTTAGAGAGAAGGGGGAAGTTGACTTGACCAACCCAACTGGCAACTGGCATCTGTCTCGAAACAGTGCGTGTGTGTGAACTGTGAAGGGAAGCCGCACTCCCTAGAAAGCTGGAGCCTGCCTCCTTTCTTCCCTCGGAGTGGGCCTGTAAACTGGCCCTCGGGTCGACAGCGCCGCTTATTGCCTTGCCTAGTGGCCTGGCTGTTTCTGGGCCGGATTAGAAAATCGCAACAGCTGGTTGTATGCGTGTGAGGCGATTGTAACAATATCTGTTTTGCTAATTCGATCATCTACTGTAGAAAAATTATAGTTTATCTTATTTTTTATACAGATTAATTTTAAAATGTGCAAAATTAGGTTTTCTTAATAGTTCAACTTGATGAAACATCCAATAATAAATTcaaagttgcacttttctgaatcTACTTATAGTCATAAAAATTCCCAATGGGCTTCGTAAATTTTCCCACTATCATGATTTTTAGATTATTCTTATATTATAAACCCCTTTAGATTATTTGGATGGATTCCATATGAGTTTCAATATCCATCCTTGGTCTTATTTGTATAGGTTTAAGGCATTTTTCTGTACTATTTTGTGTTCCATCTAATGGGTTATCCTTACAGTTTATATGTATGTCTTGCAGTTCCAACATCTAAAATTATTTAATCCCTCTGAATCTATAATGCTTGTGGCTGGATCACACATATCTAGACACTCGCTGAATTACAGACACCATTCATACAATAACAAAAATGATGTCTATAAATTGTTTGTAAAAAGCCTACACACTGTCTAGAATTTTACAGACAACCTTCCTCTCTCTCCCCTCATTTTCTTTTCCTTTACATTACCAAAATTATCTATAACTATCCCTTACAGATAGCCAAATCATCATCACTGTACATACCctaacaaaaagaaaaagagttCACGACTCGAAAGGTTGGCCATTTCATCTTGTTTTGGAAAAGAGTAAAATACATATGGGGTACCTAAACTTGGCACCCTTGCCCGCCTCCATCACCGTACATAGTAATACGCAATATACGGTAACGGAAGATGGCGCACGACCCATATCAGTCACTGGCATGGGTAGAGCGTCATATTTTGCTAGTGTGGCTCATGTCTGACCCCATATGCTATCCACCTACCTCCACACAAACACAAAAAATCTGGGATAAAGTGAGAAAATAACCAAGAAGGGGCTAAATTGCAAAGTAACCCGCGCCGCTATGGCCAACTCCGGCAACTCCTCCCACCACCAACTCCGGCGACTCCTCCCCGCCTCCGCCCGCCACCAACTCCGGCGACTCCTCcccgctctccgccgccgccaccgacgacGCGCAGCACGATAACAACAATGCCCCGGACGtcgccgcggccgtggcggcgctgCGGCCTGTCGCCGTGGCCCCGCCTCCCTCGCTCCCTTCGCCGCCGCCCAAGGTGCGCCGTGGCCCTGCCCCCtcgctcccacccctccgcccGCGCTCGGCCACCGGTGTTGGCACCGAGGATGAGGCGCGCCGTCACTCCACCGCATGGGAGGAGGATCCCAATCTCTATCATTTTTCAATTTAGCCCTTGTAGTTTATTATTACTAACAAATAGTCTCTCTAGACAGTCACTAGCTGACATATGAGGTCAAATTTAGGCCACGTCAGCA contains:
- the LOC124704596 gene encoding photosystem I reaction center subunit II, chloroplastic gives rise to the protein MAMATQASAATRHLVTAAWSPSSKLRPTSLALPSTRGPAPLCAAASDKPATKEAAPAGFVPPQLDPSTPSPIFGGSTGGLLRKAQVEEFYVITWTSPKEQVFEMPTGGAAIMREGPNLLKLARKEQCLALGNRLRSKYKIAYQFYRVFPNGEVQYLHPKDGVYPEKVNAGRQGVGQNFRSIGKNVSPIEVKFTGKNTFDV